Proteins encoded by one window of Pecten maximus chromosome 15, xPecMax1.1, whole genome shotgun sequence:
- the LOC117344160 gene encoding protein yellow-like has product MVVHPDLNRTGYRVMHGTSESFKNPSSQIVHRTEQTIKLRTHSQAFLPTGETVMADVHFIVMFLLPSFVYMHGVSTQDARIVNHWKSVNYSWPNESVKQNYIMKKKFIVENNIISGIKVLDGNVYVTVPRWRPGVPSTLNKVITDPTNTEESILEPYPNWEMQTLGDCNALQYAQSMEVYPNTGYMWIIDVGRTDTQTDHPQNLCPAKLIIYDVRNDKLVHVHEFPDAVVPRTSNFLNDIVLDYVNGVASFAYITDSAAAKLIVYDHERDVSYFFKHPSMEVEEGAESILVGDNNLTMRVHINGIAMSYDFRFVYFCALNAYSLYRVPTNVLRNQPSTFSVETVGQRNDLTGGMVATDKALYYGGLTKHAVNKWPFSQNSTEMLVISNDTSLRWVDSFAMDDQGNLWLVANGLDLFLTGRMDFTKTNMYIWKIPVGENGYLSTAKLRTAANIHGNGNMVIG; this is encoded by the coding sequence ATGGTTGTACACCCGGATCTCAACAGAACAGGGTACCGAGTCATGCATGGTACTTCAGAGTCTTTTAAAAACCCGTCTTCACAGATCGTTCACAGAACGGAACAGACCATCAAATTAAGAACTCATTCTCAGGCATTTCTACCTACTGGTGAAACTGTCATGGCGGACGTGCATTTTATCGTCATGTTTCTCTTACCATCATTTGTGTATATGCATGGCGTGTCTACTCAAGATGCAAGAATTGTCAACCATTGGAAATCCGTGAATTATTCTTGGCCGAACGAATCTGTCAAACAAAACTACATAATGAAGAAGAAATTCAttgttgaaaataatattatttcTGGAATTAAGGTCTTGGATGGAAACGTTTACGTCACCGTTCCCAGATGGAGGCCGGGTGTCCCATCAACGCTGAACAAGGTCATTACCGACCCTACAAATACAGAAGAAAGTATTTTGGAACCATACCCTAACTGGGAAATGCAGACATTGGGAGACTGCAATGCCCTCCAGTATGCTCAGAGCATGGAAGTTTATCCTAACACAGGGTACATGTGGATAATAGATGTTGGACGTACGGACACCCAAACGGATCATCCACAAAACCTATGTCCAGCAAAACTCATCATCTACGACGTCCGAAATGACAAGCTAGTTCACGTGCACGAGTTCCCCGATGCCGTCGTGCCTAGAACGTCTAATTTTCTGAACGATATTGTTTTAGATTACGTTAATGGCGTCGCTTCTTTTGCGTACATAACTGATTCTGCCGCCGCCAAGCTGATTGTGTACGACCATGAGAGGGATGTGTCTTATTTCTTCAAACATCCATCAATGGAAGTAGAAGAAGGTGCCGAATCGATTTTAGTCGGTGACAATAATTTAACGATGAGAGTCCATATCAATGGAATTGCCATGAGCTATGACTTCCGGTTCGTCTACTTCTGCGCGTTGAATGCCTATTCACTGTACAGGGTGCCGACGAATGTGCTTAGAAACCAACCATCAACCTTCTCTGTGGAAACAGTCGGTCAGAGAAATGATCTAACTGGCGGGATGGTGGCTACAGATAAGGCTTTGTATTACGGTGGACTGACCAAGCATGCTGTCAATAAGTGGCCGTTTTCTCAGAACAGTACCGAAATGTTAGTCATCTCCAATGACACTAGTCTTCGTTGGGTAGATTCCTTCGCCATGGACGACCAAGGGAATCTTTGGCTGGTTGCTAACGGCTTAGATTTATTTCTGACAGGAAGAATGGATTTTACGAAGACCAACATGTACATCTGGAAAATACCTGTTGGAGAAAATGGGTACCTATCTACTGCAAAATTGCGGACAGCAGCAAACATTCATGGCAATGGAAATATGGTGATTGGTTAG